The following proteins are co-located in the Vigna angularis cultivar LongXiaoDou No.4 chromosome 2, ASM1680809v1, whole genome shotgun sequence genome:
- the LOC108326952 gene encoding receptor-like protein kinase FERONIA: MFLNCLGMCCSKPTTNTNSSRRQFPSLIEELCHQFSLIDIRKATDNFDTNRVVGRGLFSEVYKGCLQHNGASDYTVAIKRFNDQGWEAFNTEIELLCQLHHPRCVSLIGFCNHENEKILVYEYMSNGSLDEQLQDGKLSWKKRLEICIGVARILHYIHTGAKRTIFHCILGPNTILLDDHMEPKLSGFGVSLQGSRFMSKQKQMNVEHVMGTWGFMAALVTDGTITAKWDVFSFGLVLLDVVCRRTLTEKNFPENHPVEEKIDPILKGKIAPDCWQVFVDVMVNCLKYEPDERPTMGEVEVQLEHALSMQEQADITNSNCDYTILSKTIIPRGVKVMGVLRRRFPVSYTDTNNT; the protein is encoded by the exons ATGTTTCTGAATTGTTTGGGCATGTGCTGTTCGAAGCCCACAACAAATACAAATTCATCTCGGAGACAGTTTCCATCGTTAATAGAAGAACTGTGCCATCAATTTTCTCTCATCGATATCAGGAAAGCCACCGATAACTTTGATACAAACAGAGTAGTAGGACGTGGATTATTTAGTGAAGTATATAAAGGCTGTTTACAGCATAATGGGGCTTCTGATTACACGGTCGCAATAAAGCGATTTAATGATCAAGGATGGGAAGCGTTCAACACGGAAATAGAATTGTTATGTCAGCTTCATCACCCCAGATGTGTGTCTCTTATAGGATTCTGCAACCACGAAAATGAGAAGATTCTTGTATACGAGTACATGTCCAATGGATCTCTAGACGAACAACTACAAGATGGTAAACTATCATGGAAGAAGAGGCTAGAAATTTGCATAGGAGTAGCACGTATACTACACTACATTCACACCGGAGCTAAACGTACCATCTTTCACTGCATCCTAGGTCCTAATACCATCCTTTTGGATGACCACATGGAGCCAAAACTCTCTGGTTTTGGTGTTAGCCTGCAGGGATCACGTTTTATGTCAAAGCAGAAGCAAATGAATGTAGAGCATGTTATGG GTACTTGGGGCTTCATGGCTGCGCTGGTCACCGATGGTACCATCACAGCTAAATGGGATGTTTTCTCATTTGGTTTGGTTCTACTCGATGTTGTGTGCAGGAGAACCCTGACTGAAAAAAATTTTCCGGAGAACCACCCTGTTGAGGAGAAAATTGATCCGATTCTCAAAGGAAAGATTGCACCAGATTGTTGGCAAGTGTTTGTTGATGTCATGGTAAATTGCTTGAAGTATGAACCAGATGAGCGACCTACAATGGGTGAAGTAGAGGTGCAACTTGAGCACGCTCTATCGATGCAGGAACAAGCAGATATCACAAACTCCAACTGTGATTATACCATATTGTCCAAAACCATTATTCCACGTGGAGTGAAAGTGATGGGTGTATTGAGGAGAAGGTTTCCTGTGAGTTACACAGACACCAATAACACCTGA
- the LOC108328801 gene encoding uncharacterized protein LOC108328801, whose product MGRWMKPEVYPLLAAMTFVTTMCVFQLTRNVLQNPDVRINKTRRSMAVLDNREEGEKYAEHSLRKFLRTRPPEIMPTINHFFSQDK is encoded by the exons ATGGGACGCTGGATGAAACCAGAG GTCTACCCTCTATTGGCTGCAATGACCTTTGTCACCACCATGTGTGTCTTCCAACTAACAAGAAATGTGCTCCAAAACCCTGATGTTAG GATTAACAAAACACGACGCAGCATGGCAGTGTTGGATAACAGAGAAGAGGGAGAGAAATATGCTGAGCATAGTCTGAGGAAGTTTCTTCGTACTCGACCACCAGAGATTATGCCAACCATTAACCACTTCTTCAGCCAGgataaatga
- the LOC108326910 gene encoding cytochrome P450 85A isoform X1: MALFMAILGVVVLVLCFCSVLLKWNGVRYRRKGLPPGAMGWPVFGETTEFLKQGPNFMKNKRARYGSFFKSHILGCPTIVCMDPELNRFILMNEAKGLVPGYPQSMLDILGTRNIAAVHGSTHKYMRGALLSIISPTLIRDQLLPKIDEFMRTHLIDWDNKVINIQEKTKEMAFLSSLKQIAGMESSSIAQPFMTEFFKLVLGTLSLPINLPGTNYRGGLQARKSIISILSQLLKERIASQESHVDMLGCLMNRDENRYKLTDEEIIDLVITIMYSGYETVSTTSMMAVKYLHDHPKVLEEIRKEHFAIRERKKPEDPIDCNDLKSMRFTRAVIFETSRLATIVNGVLRKTTHDMELNGYLIPKGWRIYVYTREINYDPFLYHDPLTFNPWRWLGNSLESQSHFLIFGGGTRQCPGKELGIAEISTFLHYFVTRYRWEEVGGDKLMKFPRVVAPNGLHIRVSSFTS; the protein is encoded by the exons ATGGCTTTGTTCATGGCAATTCTTGGCGTTGTTGTGTTGGTGCTCTGTTTTTGCTCTGTTCTCTTGAAGTGGAATGGAGTGAGATACAGGAGGAAAGGCTTGCCTCCTGGCGCAATGGGTTGGCCAGTTTTTGGGGAGACAACTGAGTTTCTCAAGCAAGGTCCAAACTTCATGAAGAACAAGAGGGCAAG GTATGGCAGTTTTTTCAAATCTCACATTCTGGGGTGTCCTACCATTGTATGCATGGATCCGGAGCTGAACAGATTCATACTGATGAATGAAGCAAAAGGGCTTGTTCCTGGGTACCCACAATCCATGTTAGATATCTTAGGCACACGCAATATTGCAGCTGTTCATGGCTCCACTCACAAGTACATGAGAGGGGCACTGCTCTCAATTATTAGCCCCACCTTGATCAGGGATCAGCTTTTACCAAAAATTGATGAGTTCATGAGAACCCACTTGATTGATTGGGATAACAAAGTCATAAACATCCAGGAGAAAACTAAAGAG ATGGCTTTTCTCTCTTCCCTGAAGCAGATTGCTGGTATGGAATCCAGCTCAATAGCTCAACCCTTCATGACAGAGTTCTTCAAACTAGTTTTGGGAACACTCTCTTTGCCTATTAACCTTCCTGGCACAAATTATCGCGGTGGATTGCAG GCAAGGAAAAGTATTATCAGCATTCTGAGTCAGTTGCTGAAGGAAAGGATAGCATCCCAAGAATCCCACGTGGACATGCTGGGTTGCTTGATGAATAGAGATGAAAACCGATACAAACTAACTGATGAGGAAATCATTGATTTAGTTATTACTATTATGTATTCTGGTTACGAAACTGTTTCAACCACATCGATGATGGCAGTGAAGTATCTCCATGACCATCCCAAAGTTCTTGAAGAAATCAGA AAAGAGCATTTTGCCATAAGGGAAAGGAAAAAGCCAGAGGATCCAATTGACTGTAATGATCTCAAGTCAATGAGGTTTACTCGTGCG GTGATTTTCGAGACCTCGAGATTAGCAACAATAGTTAACGGGGTTCTAAGAAAAACAACTCACGACATGGAGCTAAACG GGTATCTGATTCCTAAAGGGTGGAggatatatgtatatacaagAGAGATCAACTATGATCCATTTCTGTATCATGATCCACTGACCTTCAATCCATGGAGATGGCTG GGTAACAGTCTGGAGTCACAAAGCCACTTCTTGATTTTTGGAGGGGGCACCAGACAATGTCCAGGGAAGGAGTTAGGGATAGCAGAAATTTCCACTTTCTTGCACTACTTTGTAACAAGATACAG GTGGGAAGAAGTAGGAGGAGATAAACTAATGAAGTTTCCTAGAGTTGTCGCACCAAATGGACTGCACATAAGGGTCTCATCTTTTACTAGCTAG
- the LOC108326910 gene encoding cytochrome P450 85A isoform X2 → MDPELNRFILMNEAKGLVPGYPQSMLDILGTRNIAAVHGSTHKYMRGALLSIISPTLIRDQLLPKIDEFMRTHLIDWDNKVINIQEKTKEMAFLSSLKQIAGMESSSIAQPFMTEFFKLVLGTLSLPINLPGTNYRGGLQARKSIISILSQLLKERIASQESHVDMLGCLMNRDENRYKLTDEEIIDLVITIMYSGYETVSTTSMMAVKYLHDHPKVLEEIRKEHFAIRERKKPEDPIDCNDLKSMRFTRAVIFETSRLATIVNGVLRKTTHDMELNGYLIPKGWRIYVYTREINYDPFLYHDPLTFNPWRWLGNSLESQSHFLIFGGGTRQCPGKELGIAEISTFLHYFVTRYRWEEVGGDKLMKFPRVVAPNGLHIRVSSFTS, encoded by the exons ATGGATCCGGAGCTGAACAGATTCATACTGATGAATGAAGCAAAAGGGCTTGTTCCTGGGTACCCACAATCCATGTTAGATATCTTAGGCACACGCAATATTGCAGCTGTTCATGGCTCCACTCACAAGTACATGAGAGGGGCACTGCTCTCAATTATTAGCCCCACCTTGATCAGGGATCAGCTTTTACCAAAAATTGATGAGTTCATGAGAACCCACTTGATTGATTGGGATAACAAAGTCATAAACATCCAGGAGAAAACTAAAGAG ATGGCTTTTCTCTCTTCCCTGAAGCAGATTGCTGGTATGGAATCCAGCTCAATAGCTCAACCCTTCATGACAGAGTTCTTCAAACTAGTTTTGGGAACACTCTCTTTGCCTATTAACCTTCCTGGCACAAATTATCGCGGTGGATTGCAG GCAAGGAAAAGTATTATCAGCATTCTGAGTCAGTTGCTGAAGGAAAGGATAGCATCCCAAGAATCCCACGTGGACATGCTGGGTTGCTTGATGAATAGAGATGAAAACCGATACAAACTAACTGATGAGGAAATCATTGATTTAGTTATTACTATTATGTATTCTGGTTACGAAACTGTTTCAACCACATCGATGATGGCAGTGAAGTATCTCCATGACCATCCCAAAGTTCTTGAAGAAATCAGA AAAGAGCATTTTGCCATAAGGGAAAGGAAAAAGCCAGAGGATCCAATTGACTGTAATGATCTCAAGTCAATGAGGTTTACTCGTGCG GTGATTTTCGAGACCTCGAGATTAGCAACAATAGTTAACGGGGTTCTAAGAAAAACAACTCACGACATGGAGCTAAACG GGTATCTGATTCCTAAAGGGTGGAggatatatgtatatacaagAGAGATCAACTATGATCCATTTCTGTATCATGATCCACTGACCTTCAATCCATGGAGATGGCTG GGTAACAGTCTGGAGTCACAAAGCCACTTCTTGATTTTTGGAGGGGGCACCAGACAATGTCCAGGGAAGGAGTTAGGGATAGCAGAAATTTCCACTTTCTTGCACTACTTTGTAACAAGATACAG GTGGGAAGAAGTAGGAGGAGATAAACTAATGAAGTTTCCTAGAGTTGTCGCACCAAATGGACTGCACATAAGGGTCTCATCTTTTACTAGCTAG